A window from Streptomyces sp. NBC_00271 encodes these proteins:
- a CDS encoding integrase core domain-containing protein codes for MLLRLPYLTVSSVFAFIRLLPMSAVDRDIEILTLRHQLAVLQRQINRPRVTPADRAFLAALLHQLPRPKLRQLHLIVSPDTVLRWHRDLMRRRHAEASRRKRSGRPPARRSIQALVLRLARENSSWGYRRIHGELAVLGIKVAPSTVWEILRAHGIEPAPERNRQTWAAFLRGQAHAILACDFFTATTLNGATLYVFAVIEHANRRIRILGATAHPTADWVTQTARNAVMDLQDAGATVRYLIRDRDSKFTGAFDAVFEAEGIEIVTTGIRVPRMNSIMERWVQTCRHELLDRTLILNQAHLLHALGEFESIYNQHRPHRTLHSAAPLRPLREPITEPDRLDHLDIRRRDRLGGLFHEYAHAA; via the coding sequence GTGCTGTTGCGACTGCCCTACCTCACCGTGTCAAGCGTGTTCGCCTTCATACGGCTGCTGCCGATGAGCGCTGTGGACAGGGACATCGAGATATTGACGCTGCGCCACCAGTTGGCTGTCCTACAGAGGCAGATCAACAGGCCGCGCGTCACCCCGGCGGACCGCGCTTTCCTGGCCGCGCTTCTCCACCAGCTCCCCAGACCCAAACTGCGGCAGCTGCACCTGATCGTCTCCCCGGACACGGTCCTGCGGTGGCACCGTGACCTCATGCGCCGTCGTCACGCCGAAGCCTCTCGTCGCAAGCGGTCCGGCAGGCCGCCAGCCCGTCGCTCCATCCAGGCCCTTGTCCTGCGCTTGGCCCGCGAGAACAGCTCCTGGGGGTATCGGCGCATCCACGGCGAACTCGCCGTGCTCGGCATCAAGGTCGCACCATCCACGGTCTGGGAGATCCTGCGGGCGCACGGGATCGAGCCAGCGCCCGAACGCAACCGTCAGACCTGGGCCGCATTCCTGCGCGGCCAGGCCCACGCGATCCTGGCCTGCGACTTCTTCACCGCCACCACCCTCAACGGTGCGACGCTGTACGTCTTCGCCGTCATCGAGCACGCAAACCGCCGCATCCGCATCCTCGGCGCGACCGCCCACCCTACTGCGGACTGGGTCACCCAGACCGCAAGGAACGCGGTCATGGACCTCCAGGATGCCGGCGCCACCGTCCGATACCTGATCAGGGACCGCGACAGCAAGTTCACTGGCGCGTTCGATGCCGTCTTTGAGGCCGAGGGCATCGAGATCGTCACCACCGGCATCCGCGTTCCCCGCATGAACTCGATCATGGAGCGCTGGGTACAGACCTGCCGGCACGAGCTCCTCGACCGCACCTTGATCTTGAACCAGGCCCACCTGCTCCACGCGCTCGGCGAGTTCGAGTCGATCTACAACCAGCATCGGCCTCACCGCACCCTGCACAGCGCAGCTCCCCTTCGGCCGCTCCGCGAACCGATCACCGAACCGGACCGACTCGACCACCTCGACATCCGTCGACGCGACCGACTCGGCGGCCTCTTCCACGAGTACGCACACGCGGCCT
- the ku gene encoding non-homologous end joining protein Ku, with translation MPRTIWSGAISFGLVTVPIHVVSATEDHSVRFHQVHLEDMARVRVRKYCSLEDREVTQSEIGKGYELSKDTIVPVLDEELQQMPLPTAKAIELVAFMPAESIDPIRVGDGYYLQPDGKVAAKPYKLLAQALERSSKVAVAKFAWSGRERLGLLRVRDGVIVLHSMRWDDEIRDPSELAPGAVELTDEEIAEAELLIDGLTRDDLEGEEFTDQYTEAVEQLIEAKREGHEPPQTPGREAPTGEVVDLMAALQESVTKARTARGEDATVHDMPKKPAAKKTAKKQPAKKTAAKKTTKKATARKPRGA, from the coding sequence ATGCCCCGAACCATCTGGTCAGGCGCCATCTCGTTCGGCCTGGTCACGGTGCCCATCCACGTCGTGAGCGCCACCGAGGATCACAGCGTCCGCTTCCACCAGGTTCACCTCGAGGACATGGCCCGCGTCCGCGTCCGGAAATACTGCTCGCTGGAGGACCGCGAGGTCACACAGAGCGAAATCGGGAAGGGCTACGAGCTGTCCAAGGACACGATCGTCCCGGTGCTCGACGAAGAACTGCAACAGATGCCGCTGCCGACGGCGAAGGCCATCGAGCTGGTGGCGTTCATGCCGGCGGAGAGCATCGACCCCATCCGGGTGGGGGACGGCTACTACCTGCAGCCGGACGGGAAGGTCGCGGCGAAGCCGTACAAGCTCTTGGCCCAGGCGCTCGAGCGGTCGTCGAAGGTGGCGGTCGCCAAGTTCGCCTGGAGCGGACGCGAACGCCTGGGCCTGCTTCGGGTCCGTGACGGCGTGATCGTGCTGCATTCGATGCGGTGGGACGACGAGATCCGCGACCCGTCCGAGCTGGCGCCCGGCGCGGTGGAGCTCACCGACGAGGAGATCGCCGAAGCGGAGCTGCTGATCGACGGCCTGACCCGCGACGACCTCGAAGGCGAAGAGTTCACCGACCAGTACACCGAGGCCGTGGAACAGCTCATCGAGGCGAAGCGCGAAGGCCACGAACCTCCGCAGACGCCCGGGCGAGAGGCGCCGACCGGGGAGGTCGTGGACCTGATGGCCGCCCTCCAGGAGTCCGTCACCAAGGCCCGGACCGCACGCGGCGAGGACGCCACCGTCCACGACATGCCGAAAAAGCCCGCGGCCAAGAAGACGGCGAAGAAGCAGCCCGCCAAGAAGACCGCCGCGAAGAAGACGACCAAGAAGGCGACGGCCCGGAAACCGCGCGGCGCCTAG